In Candidatus Eisenbacteria bacterium, one genomic interval encodes:
- the ftsW gene encoding putative lipid II flippase FtsW, translating into MNGTALSRPRRLDRTLLLPVIGLTALGLVMVYSASAFLGADRFQSEYFFFQRHAVRVLIGLALLVALARVDYHHYDRLATAALGASVALLAFLLALGGEGVRGANRWLSVWAFNVQPTELARVACVVYLARLLDRKGDRMATWKDGVLPATLVLGLLALLILLQPNLGSTIALLATGFVMIHLGGARKLHLGLLLLAGTLVAWIQVMRHPYMMERVMAWQGLWGGSVDALGRNWQLSQSILALGSGGLLGTGPGHGLQKVFFLPDPHTDFIFAVVGEELGLLGTAAVLLAYLLLFLRGLKVAGSAPDRFGFLLAAGLTTNLSVYVAMNIAVVTGVIPTTGLPLPFLSYGGSALVVNLGVIGVLLNIASQMEPGIRAKSVVATKRGGRAGGR; encoded by the coding sequence GTGAACGGCACGGCCCTCTCCCGCCCGCGCCGCCTGGACCGGACGCTCCTCCTTCCGGTGATCGGGCTCACCGCGCTCGGACTCGTGATGGTCTACTCCGCGAGCGCGTTCCTGGGAGCCGATCGCTTCCAGTCGGAGTACTTCTTCTTCCAGCGGCACGCCGTGCGCGTGCTCATCGGCCTCGCGCTCCTCGTCGCCCTCGCCCGGGTCGACTACCACCACTACGACCGGCTCGCTACCGCGGCGCTCGGCGCCAGCGTGGCGCTCCTCGCCTTTCTCCTCGCCCTGGGCGGCGAAGGAGTGCGCGGCGCGAACCGGTGGCTCTCGGTGTGGGCCTTCAACGTCCAGCCGACGGAGCTGGCGCGCGTCGCCTGCGTGGTCTACCTGGCGCGCCTCCTCGACCGGAAGGGGGACCGCATGGCGACGTGGAAGGACGGGGTCCTGCCCGCGACGCTCGTGCTCGGGCTTCTCGCGCTCCTCATCCTCCTCCAGCCGAACCTCGGGAGCACCATCGCGCTCCTCGCGACCGGGTTCGTGATGATCCACCTCGGGGGGGCGCGGAAGCTCCATCTGGGGCTCCTCCTCCTCGCCGGGACGCTCGTCGCGTGGATCCAGGTGATGCGGCACCCGTACATGATGGAGCGGGTCATGGCGTGGCAGGGCCTCTGGGGCGGCTCCGTCGACGCGCTGGGCCGGAACTGGCAGCTCTCGCAGTCGATCCTCGCCCTCGGCTCCGGCGGGCTCCTCGGCACCGGGCCGGGGCACGGACTCCAGAAGGTCTTCTTCCTGCCGGATCCCCACACCGACTTCATCTTCGCCGTCGTGGGCGAGGAGCTCGGGCTCCTCGGGACGGCAGCCGTCCTCCTCGCGTATCTTCTACTCTTCCTCCGGGGGCTCAAGGTCGCGGGGAGCGCGCCGGACCGGTTCGGATTCCTGCTCGCGGCGGGGTTGACCACGAACCTGAGCGTGTACGTTGCCATGAACATCGCGGTCGTCACGGGCGTGATCCCCACGACGGGGCTGCCGCTTCCGTTCCTCAGCTACGGGGGCTCGGCCCTCGTCGTGAACCTGGGAGTGATCGGTGTCCTTCTCAACATCGCGAGCCAGATGGAACCCGGCATCCGTGCCAAGAGCGTCGTTGCGACGAAACGGGGCGGGCGCGCGGGTGGACGCTAG